CAAAAGACCAGATTCAACCAAAATTTGAAATCCATTGCAAGTGCCAAAAACAGGTTTCCCTTCTTTAGCCAAACGTTTGATTTCCGGCATGATATTGGCAAATGACGCAATGGCGCCGCAGCGCAAATAGTCGCCGTAAGAAAAACCGCCGGGAATCAATACTCCATCGAACCCCGCAAGCGACTTTTCATTATGCCAGACAAACTCAGCTTCTGCTCCCATGACATCGCGAATGGCCCAGAGCAAATCAAAATCACAATTTGACCCAGGAAATTGAATGACTGCAAATTTCATCAGTTGACTCCTTCGCTTTGTTCATCCAAAATTTCTACGGTGTAAGTTTCCATATTTGGATTGGCCAGCAATTCATTGGCAATTTCAGTCGCTTTTGTTTTTGCACTTTCTCTTTCTTCAGCAAACTCAAAGTCAAAAAATTTGCCAACGCTGAGTTCTGATACTTCAGCATCACTCATTTTTTTCACCGCTGCTTTAATCGCTTGGGCTTGAGGGTCGAGAATTGAGGCTTTAT
The DNA window shown above is from Lactococcus sp. S-13 and carries:
- the purS gene encoding phosphoribosylformylglycinamidine synthase subunit PurS — encoded protein: MTKVRVYVAYKASILDPQAQAIKAAVKKMSDAEVSELSVGKFFDFEFAEERESAKTKATEIANELLANPNMETYTVEILDEQSEGVN